Proteins encoded in a region of the Candidatus Desulfatibia profunda genome:
- a CDS encoding ATP phosphoribosyltransferase, producing MTSRLKLGIPKGSLQNATIDLFKRSGWKINVNGRSYFPEINDETIECAICRAQEMSRYVENGTLDAGLTGKDWIAENNSDVHVVADLVYSKVSARPARWVLAVAYDSPVRKIEDLEGKKIATELVKFTKNYFSERNINVTVEFSWGATEAKVVSGLADAIVEVTETESTIRAHGLKIVHELMQTNTQLIANHNTWQNLEKREKLEQIALLLKGALLAEKMVGLKMNVPEKHMKQVVSLLPSLNAPTVAPLYDSNWFAVETVVDSNIVRNLIPELLKNGAEGIIEYPLNKVI from the coding sequence ATGACAAGCCGATTAAAGCTCGGAATTCCCAAGGGAAGCCTGCAAAACGCGACGATTGATCTGTTCAAAAGGAGCGGGTGGAAAATTAACGTCAATGGCAGAAGTTATTTCCCCGAAATCAATGACGAGACCATTGAATGCGCCATATGCAGAGCTCAGGAAATGTCCCGCTATGTAGAAAACGGCACCCTGGACGCAGGGCTGACCGGCAAGGATTGGATTGCCGAAAACAATTCCGACGTGCATGTGGTCGCCGATCTTGTCTATTCCAAGGTAAGTGCGCGGCCGGCCCGCTGGGTCCTGGCGGTTGCCTACGATTCGCCCGTCAGGAAGATTGAGGACCTGGAGGGTAAAAAGATAGCAACCGAACTGGTAAAATTTACAAAAAATTACTTTTCCGAGCGCAATATTAACGTGACCGTTGAATTTTCATGGGGTGCCACCGAAGCAAAAGTGGTATCCGGCCTGGCAGATGCTATCGTGGAAGTAACTGAAACCGAAAGTACCATCAGGGCTCATGGTTTGAAAATTGTCCATGAATTGATGCAAACCAATACCCAGCTGATCGCCAACCATAACACCTGGCAGAACCTTGAAAAAAGAGAAAAGCTCGAACAGATTGCGCTTCTGCTCAAGGGTGCTCTGTTGGCGGAAAAAATGGTCGGCCTGAAAATGAATGTTCCTGAAAAACATATGAAGCAGGTCGTATCTCTGCTGCCGAGCCTGAATGCTCCTACGGTAGCCCCGCTTTACGACTCAAACTGGTTTGCGGTAGAAACGGTGGTAGACTCAAATATTGTAAGGAATCTCATCCCCGAGCTTCTGAAAAACGGTGCCGAA